From one Rhodamnia argentea isolate NSW1041297 chromosome 1, ASM2092103v1, whole genome shotgun sequence genomic stretch:
- the LOC115728837 gene encoding probable glutathione S-transferase: MGGEEEVKLLGAWGSPFSWRVEAALKMKGVEYEYIDEDLMNCPKSSLLLQHNPVSKKIPVLVHDGKPIAESLVILEYIDEAWNDRPVILLPRDPHDRAVARFWAKFMDEKCAPALWRSCRRVGMERENAFGEACALLSVLEAELKDKQKRFFGGDTVGFVDIAGNFIGYWIGVIQEVAGVRLLTPDKFPVLCKWSEDFQNSPIIRENLPPREQLFAFFKARFERKRKTLSPAATRL; the protein is encoded by the exons ATGGGCGGTGAAGAAGAAGTGAAGCTACTGGGTGCGTGGGGGAGCCCGTTCAGCTGGCGAGTGGAGGCGGCTCTCAAGATGAAAGGAGTCGAGTACGAGTACATCGATGAGGACTTGATGAACTGCCCCAAGAGCTCTTTGCTCCTCCAGCACAACCCGGTCTCCAAGAAGATACCCGTGCTTGTCCACGACGGCAAGCCCATCGCCGAGTCGCTAGTGATTCTCGAGTACATCGACGAGGCTTGGAATGACCGACCCGTGATCTTGCTGCCTCGAGATCCGCATGACCGAGCGGTCGCACGGTTTTGGGCCAAGTTCATGGATGAGAAG TGCGCTCCGGCTCTCTGGCGATCTTGTCGGCGCGTGGGGATGGAACGAGAGAACGCATTCGGAGAAGCGTGTGCACTCCTAAGCGTGCTCGAAGCCGAGCTCAAGGACAAGCAGAAGAGGTTCTTCGGAGGAGACACCGTCGGGTTCGTGGACATCGCGGGCAACTTCATCGGCTACTGGATCGGGGTGATCCAAGAAGTGGCCGGGGTCCGTCTGCTGACCCCGGACAAGTTCCCCGTGCTGTGCAAGTGGTCCGAGGACTTCCAAAACTCCCCCATCATCAGGGAAAATTTGCCTCCGAGAGAGCAACTCTTCGCCTTCTTCAAGGCTCGCTtcgagaggaagaggaagacttTATCTCCTGCGGCTACCCGACTTTAA
- the LOC115728836 gene encoding isoleucine--tRNA ligase, chloroplastic/mitochondrial isoform X3 — translation MVVIHASPYKVLTQRTCSCLGKTTSVNNLFYSRRSSSLNDFLLLGRIRFCSFSSTEVPSSKRRSRGPVMAAKKAAEGGKQDEGKYKHTVDLPKTSFGMRANSSVREPEIQKLWDENQVFERIVSRNSGENFVLHDGPPYANGDLHMGHALNKILKDIINRYKLLQNYKVHYVPGWDCHGLPIELKVLQSLDQDARKDLTPMKLREKAAKFAKSTVKTQMASFKRYGVWAAWNNPYLTLDPEYEASQIEVFGQMALQGYIYRGRKPVHWSPSSRTALAEAELEYPEGHVSRSIYAIFKLVNATPSSSSLMSEFLPDLGLAIWTTTPWTIPANAAVAVNGKLQYAIVEVHSPPGDIPVPKEDKRHRLGQVLNGDKRPFLVVASDLVPALAVKWGVKLSVKKILLGSDLENCSYIHPIDKRECPVVIGGEYITTESGTGLVHTAPGHGQEDYVTGLKYGLPILSPVGDDGKFTEEAGQFGGLDVLGDGNTAVVNYLDGQSSILMEESYQHKYPYDWRTKKPTIFRATEQWFASVEGFRQAAMDAIGHVKWIPPQAENRISAMTSSRSDWCISRQRTWGVPIPVFYHKQTMEPLMNEETINHIKSIIAQRGSDAWWYMKVEDLLPERYRDKASDYEKGTDTMDVWFDSGSSWAAVLGKRAGLNFPADLYLEGTDQHRGWFQSSLLTSIATKGRAPYKGVITHGFVLDERGLKMSKSLGNVVDPYTVIEGGKNQKEAPGYGADVLRLWVSSVDYTGDVMVGPQILRQMSDIYRKLRGTLRYLLGNLHDWKAEDAVSYQELPMIDQHALYQLENVVKNIEESYENYQFFKIFQIIQRFVIVDLSNFYFDVAKDRLYVG, via the exons ATGGTCGTGATTCATGCTTCTCCTTACAAG GTTCTCACTCAAAGGACTTGCAGTTGTTTGGGGAAGACGACTTCAGTCAACAACTTATTTTACTCGAGGAGAAGCTCTTCTCTCaatgattttttgttgttgggcAGGATTAGATTTTGTAGTTTTTCGAGTACCGAGGTGCCTTCGTCGAAACGGAGGTCTCGAGGGCCAGTTATGGCAGCCAAGAAAGCTGCTGAAG GGGGTAAGCAAGATGAGGGCAAATACAAGCACACGGTCGATCTACCTAAGACAAGTTTTGGGATGAGAGCAAATTCTTCTGTTAGAGAGCCAGAAATACAGAAATTGTGGGACGAAAACCAGGTGTTCGAAAGGATTGTCAGCAGAAACAGTGGG gaaaattttgtgCTTCATGATGGTCCCCCCTACGCAAATGGTGACCTGCATATGGGTCATGCCCTAAATAAGATTTTGAAGGACATAATAAACCGATATAAG CTTCTTCAGAATTATAAAGTACACTATGTTCCTGGTTGGGATTGCCATGGCCTGCCAATTGAACTAAAAG TTCTACAGTCATTAGACCAGGATGCCAGGAAAGATCTCACTCCAATGAAGTTGAGGGAAAAGGCAGCAAAATTTGCCAAGTCCACTGTTAAAACTCAGATGGCATCATTCAAG AGATATGGGGTGTGGGCTGCCTGGAATAACCCTTACCTAACTCTTGATCCAGAGTACGAAGCTTCTCAG ATTGAAGTCTTTGGCCAAATGGCCCTTCAAGGTTACATTTATAGAGGCAGGAAACCAGTCCATTGGAGCCCATCCTCACGTACTGCTCTTGCGGAGGCCGAGTTGGAG TATCCGGAAGGGCATGTCTCTAGAAGTATTTATGCCATTTTCAAGTTAGTCAATGCCACACCGTCATCCAGTAGCTTAATGAGTGAATTCCTTCCTGATCTGGGCTTGGCTATCTGGACGACAACTCCATGGACAATTCCAGCCAATGCAG CGGTTGCTGTGAATGGTAAACTTCAATATGCTATAGTCGAAGTGCATTCCCCTCCAGGAGACATTCCTGTACCTAAGGAAGATAAAAGACACAGACTTGGACAGGTTCTGAACGGAGACAAGAGGCCTTTTCTTGTTGTGGCATCGGATCTTGTGCCAGCATTAGCAGTGAAATGGGGTGTGAAGCTCTCCGTGAAGAAAATTCTACTGGGTTCTGATCTTGAAAACTGCAG TTATATCCATCCCATAGATAAGAGGGAGTGCCCAGTTGTCATTGGAGGAGAATATATCACAACGGAATCCGGAACTGGACTGGTCCATACAGCTCCGGGTCATGGTCAAGAAGATTATGTCACTGGCCTGAAATATGGACTTCCCATTCTTTCCCCCGTAGGAGATGATGGGAAGTTCACTGAAGAAGCTGGACAATTTGGTGGACTTGATGTACTTGGGGATGGTAATACTGCTGTTGTGAACTACTTGGATGGACAGTCATCCATTCTCATGGAAGAATCATATC AACACAAATATCCATATGATTGGCGAACAAAAAAACCTACTATATTTAGGGCGACTGAACAGTGGTTTGCTTCAGTGGAAGGGTTTCGTCAGGCTGCTATGGATGCAATTGGGCACGTCAAGTGGATTCCACCTCAG GCTGAGAACAGAATTTCAGCAATGACTTCTAGCCGCTCGGATTGGTGCATTTCTCGGCAAAGGACATGGGGTGTACCCATTCCAGTCTTTTACCATAAACAAACTATGGAACCTCTAATGAATGAAGAGACTATTAATCATATTAAAT CCATAATAGCCCAAAGGGGTAGTGATGCGTGGTGGTATATGAAAGTAGAGGATCTACTTCCTGAAAGATATCGTGATAAAGCATCGGACTATGAGAAGGGCACTGATACAATGGATGTTTGGTTTGACTCGG GCTCTTCATGGGCTGCTGTACTGGGAAAAAGAGCGGGCCTTAACTTCCCTGCAGACTTGTACCTTGAGGGTACAGATCAGCATCGTGGCTGGTTTCAGAGTTCCTTACTAACAAGTATTGCTACAAAAG GAAGGGCTCCATACAAGGGTGTCATAACTCATGGGTTTGTGCTCGATGAGAGAGGTTTAAAGATGAGCAAATCCTTGGGTAACGTTGTAGACCCGTACACTGTGATCGAAGGAGGGAAAAACCAAAAG GAAGCACCTGGATATGGAGCAGACGTTCTGAGGTTGTGGGTTTCTAGTGTAGATTACACAGGAGATGTGATGGTTGGTCCTCAAATTCTACGCCAAATGTCTGACATTTATAGAAAGCTGCGAGGGACATTGAGATACCTATTAGGGAATCTGCATGATTGGAAG GCTGAAGATGCTGTTTCTTACCAAGAACTTCCGATGATTGACCAGCATGCATTATATCAGCTTGAAAATGTTGTGAAGAACATTGAAGAGAGTTATGAGAATTATCAgttcttcaaaattttccaG atCATCCAGCGGTTTGTAATTGTTGACCTATCGAACTTTTATTTTGATGTTGCCAAGGATCGACTTTATGTTGGGTAA
- the LOC115731849 gene encoding LOW QUALITY PROTEIN: uncharacterized protein LOC115731849 (The sequence of the model RefSeq protein was modified relative to this genomic sequence to represent the inferred CDS: deleted 2 bases in 1 codon) has product MALRSLDNALPITPERPKKQAKVAISLLKPPRPLATVNDENRAPLPPPPSGDSAVEYVSSESLAAIPDPASKIHCLIEGLESKDWIQVCDWLNNARRFALYNSDLMLPLLEKVMLVLVKAMKNPRSALCKTSIMAASDFFIAYGDKLLDAANSNALDQMLLQLLLKASQDKRFVCEEADRALSVMVGSLTPLPLLQKLRPYVSHFNLRVRAKAAVSISNCVSKMGLENMKEFGLALLLQMAVELLNDRLPEAREAARSIVVSMYECVTENQDQKQESWQSFCQISLPPAHVQSMIKIVSSQE; this is encoded by the exons ATGGCGCTGAGATCGCTCGACAATGCTCTTCCGATTACTCCAGAGAGGCCCAAAAAGCAAGCCAAGGTCGCTATCTCTCTCCTGAAACCCCCTCGGCCGCTG GCCACTGTGAACGACGAGAACAGGGCCCCACTGCCTCCGCCTCCATCTGGAGATTCCGCCGTCGAGTACGTCTCCTCGGAGAGTCTTGCAGCAATTCCCGATCCCGCGTCGAAGATCCAC TGCTTGATCGAGGGTTTGGAGTCGAAGGATTGGATACAGGTCTGCGATTGGCTGAATAATGCTCGCCGGTTCGCATTGTACAATTCTGACCTCATGCTTCCTCTGTt GGAAAAGGTGATGCTGGTTCTGGTGAAGGCCATGAAGAACCCCAGAAGTGCTTTGTGTAAGACCTCCATCATGGCGGCATCTGATTTCTTCATTGCGTACGGCGATAAGCTACTTGATGCAGCTAATTCCAATGCTCTTGACCAAATG CTGCTGCAGCTGTTACTGAAGGCATCACAGGACAAGCGGTTTGTGTGCGAAGAAGCGGACCGAGCGCTGAGCGTAATGGTGGGCTCGCTGACTCCTCTGCCTCTTCTCCAGAAACTCCGGCCCTATGTCAGCCACTTCAATCTCCGAGTCCGGGCAAAAGCTGCTGTTTCCATCTCCAACTGTGTCTCCAAGATG GGCCTAGAGAATATGAAAGAATTCGGGTTGGCATTGCTTCTTCAAATGGCTGTGGAGTTGTTGAATGATAGGCTGCCAGAGGCGAGAGAGGCGGCGAGAAGCATTGTGGTTTCGATGTATGAGTGTGTCACAGAGAACCAAGACCAGAAGCAGGAATCTTGGCAAAGCTTTTGCCAGATCAGTTTACCTCCTGCTCATGTTCAGTCCATGATCAAGATTGTATCCTCTCAGGAGTAG
- the LOC115728836 gene encoding isoleucine--tRNA ligase, chloroplastic/mitochondrial isoform X1, whose amino-acid sequence MVVIHASPYKVLTQRTCSCLGKTTSVNNLFYSRRSSSLNDFLLLGRIRFCSFSSTEVPSSKRRSRGPVMAAKKAAEGGKQDEGKYKHTVDLPKTSFGMRANSSVREPEIQKLWDENQVFERIVSRNSGENFVLHDGPPYANGDLHMGHALNKILKDIINRYKLLQNYKVHYVPGWDCHGLPIELKVLQSLDQDARKDLTPMKLREKAAKFAKSTVKTQMASFKRYGVWAAWNNPYLTLDPEYEASQIEVFGQMALQGYIYRGRKPVHWSPSSRTALAEAELEYPEGHVSRSIYAIFKLVNATPSSSSLMSEFLPDLGLAIWTTTPWTIPANAAVAVNGKLQYAIVEVHSPPGDIPVPKEDKRHRLGQVLNGDKRPFLVVASDLVPALAVKWGVKLSVKKILLGSDLENCSYIHPIDKRECPVVIGGEYITTESGTGLVHTAPGHGQEDYVTGLKYGLPILSPVGDDGKFTEEAGQFGGLDVLGDGNTAVVNYLDGQSSILMEESYQHKYPYDWRTKKPTIFRATEQWFASVEGFRQAAMDAIGHVKWIPPQAENRISAMTSSRSDWCISRQRTWGVPIPVFYHKQTMEPLMNEETINHIKSIIAQRGSDAWWYMKVEDLLPERYRDKASDYEKGTDTMDVWFDSGSSWAAVLGKRAGLNFPADLYLEGTDQHRGWFQSSLLTSIATKGRAPYKGVITHGFVLDERGLKMSKSLGNVVDPYTVIEGGKNQKEAPGYGADVLRLWVSSVDYTGDVMVGPQILRQMSDIYRKLRGTLRYLLGNLHDWKAEDAVSYQELPMIDQHALYQLENVVKNIEESYENYQFFKIFQIIQRFVIVDLSNFYFDVAKDRLYVGGMESFTRRSCQTVLAEHLLSLVRVIAPILPHLAEDAWQNLPFPYTNEGGSVAKFVFDSRWPTAHERWLALSPEEVNFWAEILELRTEVNKVLEVARGGKLIGSSLEAKVLLHTSDANLASLLCKMSAATNDADNLHRIFITSQAEVIPSLEDELTADVPYSGECEINGKKVWIGASKAEGSKCERCWNYSPKVGSFPEHPTLCSRCYTVVAIQSPRAVAAVS is encoded by the exons ATGGTCGTGATTCATGCTTCTCCTTACAAG GTTCTCACTCAAAGGACTTGCAGTTGTTTGGGGAAGACGACTTCAGTCAACAACTTATTTTACTCGAGGAGAAGCTCTTCTCTCaatgattttttgttgttgggcAGGATTAGATTTTGTAGTTTTTCGAGTACCGAGGTGCCTTCGTCGAAACGGAGGTCTCGAGGGCCAGTTATGGCAGCCAAGAAAGCTGCTGAAG GGGGTAAGCAAGATGAGGGCAAATACAAGCACACGGTCGATCTACCTAAGACAAGTTTTGGGATGAGAGCAAATTCTTCTGTTAGAGAGCCAGAAATACAGAAATTGTGGGACGAAAACCAGGTGTTCGAAAGGATTGTCAGCAGAAACAGTGGG gaaaattttgtgCTTCATGATGGTCCCCCCTACGCAAATGGTGACCTGCATATGGGTCATGCCCTAAATAAGATTTTGAAGGACATAATAAACCGATATAAG CTTCTTCAGAATTATAAAGTACACTATGTTCCTGGTTGGGATTGCCATGGCCTGCCAATTGAACTAAAAG TTCTACAGTCATTAGACCAGGATGCCAGGAAAGATCTCACTCCAATGAAGTTGAGGGAAAAGGCAGCAAAATTTGCCAAGTCCACTGTTAAAACTCAGATGGCATCATTCAAG AGATATGGGGTGTGGGCTGCCTGGAATAACCCTTACCTAACTCTTGATCCAGAGTACGAAGCTTCTCAG ATTGAAGTCTTTGGCCAAATGGCCCTTCAAGGTTACATTTATAGAGGCAGGAAACCAGTCCATTGGAGCCCATCCTCACGTACTGCTCTTGCGGAGGCCGAGTTGGAG TATCCGGAAGGGCATGTCTCTAGAAGTATTTATGCCATTTTCAAGTTAGTCAATGCCACACCGTCATCCAGTAGCTTAATGAGTGAATTCCTTCCTGATCTGGGCTTGGCTATCTGGACGACAACTCCATGGACAATTCCAGCCAATGCAG CGGTTGCTGTGAATGGTAAACTTCAATATGCTATAGTCGAAGTGCATTCCCCTCCAGGAGACATTCCTGTACCTAAGGAAGATAAAAGACACAGACTTGGACAGGTTCTGAACGGAGACAAGAGGCCTTTTCTTGTTGTGGCATCGGATCTTGTGCCAGCATTAGCAGTGAAATGGGGTGTGAAGCTCTCCGTGAAGAAAATTCTACTGGGTTCTGATCTTGAAAACTGCAG TTATATCCATCCCATAGATAAGAGGGAGTGCCCAGTTGTCATTGGAGGAGAATATATCACAACGGAATCCGGAACTGGACTGGTCCATACAGCTCCGGGTCATGGTCAAGAAGATTATGTCACTGGCCTGAAATATGGACTTCCCATTCTTTCCCCCGTAGGAGATGATGGGAAGTTCACTGAAGAAGCTGGACAATTTGGTGGACTTGATGTACTTGGGGATGGTAATACTGCTGTTGTGAACTACTTGGATGGACAGTCATCCATTCTCATGGAAGAATCATATC AACACAAATATCCATATGATTGGCGAACAAAAAAACCTACTATATTTAGGGCGACTGAACAGTGGTTTGCTTCAGTGGAAGGGTTTCGTCAGGCTGCTATGGATGCAATTGGGCACGTCAAGTGGATTCCACCTCAG GCTGAGAACAGAATTTCAGCAATGACTTCTAGCCGCTCGGATTGGTGCATTTCTCGGCAAAGGACATGGGGTGTACCCATTCCAGTCTTTTACCATAAACAAACTATGGAACCTCTAATGAATGAAGAGACTATTAATCATATTAAAT CCATAATAGCCCAAAGGGGTAGTGATGCGTGGTGGTATATGAAAGTAGAGGATCTACTTCCTGAAAGATATCGTGATAAAGCATCGGACTATGAGAAGGGCACTGATACAATGGATGTTTGGTTTGACTCGG GCTCTTCATGGGCTGCTGTACTGGGAAAAAGAGCGGGCCTTAACTTCCCTGCAGACTTGTACCTTGAGGGTACAGATCAGCATCGTGGCTGGTTTCAGAGTTCCTTACTAACAAGTATTGCTACAAAAG GAAGGGCTCCATACAAGGGTGTCATAACTCATGGGTTTGTGCTCGATGAGAGAGGTTTAAAGATGAGCAAATCCTTGGGTAACGTTGTAGACCCGTACACTGTGATCGAAGGAGGGAAAAACCAAAAG GAAGCACCTGGATATGGAGCAGACGTTCTGAGGTTGTGGGTTTCTAGTGTAGATTACACAGGAGATGTGATGGTTGGTCCTCAAATTCTACGCCAAATGTCTGACATTTATAGAAAGCTGCGAGGGACATTGAGATACCTATTAGGGAATCTGCATGATTGGAAG GCTGAAGATGCTGTTTCTTACCAAGAACTTCCGATGATTGACCAGCATGCATTATATCAGCTTGAAAATGTTGTGAAGAACATTGAAGAGAGTTATGAGAATTATCAgttcttcaaaattttccaG atCATCCAGCGGTTTGTAATTGTTGACCTATCGAACTTTTATTTTGATGTTGCCAAGGATCGACTTTATGTTGG GGGCATGGAGAGTTTTACGAGGAGAAGTTGTCAGACAGTTCTTGCAGAGCATCTGCTTTCACTTGTGAGGGTTATTGCACCTATATTGCCTCACTTAGCAGAGGATGCGTGGCAGAACCTTCCGTTCCCATACACCAATGAAGGTGGTTCTGTTGCCAAATTTGTTTTTGATTCTAGATGGCCTACCGCACATGAAAGATGGCTTGCTTTGTCGCCTGAAGAAGTCAATTTTTGGGCAGAAATTCTTGAG CTAAGGACAGAGGTAAATAAGGTTCTGGAAGTTGCTCGGGGTGGCAAATTGATTGGTTCGAGCTTAGAGGCAAAAGTTCTTTTACATACCTCCGATGCAAATCTTGCCTCCCTATTATGCAAAATGAGCGCAGCCACGAACGATGCAGACAACTTGCATCGCATCTTCATAACTTCTCAG GCGGAGGTAATTCCGTCTCTGGAGGATGAACTGACAGCTGACGTTCCTTACTCTGGAGAGTGCGAGATCAACGGCAAGAAAGTCTGGATCGGTGCCTCCAAAGCAGAGGGATCCAAATGCGAGAGATGTTGGAACTACTCGCCCAAAGTGGGTTCTTTCCCCGAGCACCCGACGCTCTGCAGCCGATGCTACACTGTCGTGGCCATTCAATCGCCTCGTGCCGTAGCAGCAGTCAGCTGA
- the LOC115731339 gene encoding vesicle-associated membrane protein 724-like codes for MSRPQEGSLIYSFVARGTVVLAEYTQFAGNFPDIATECLQRLPSGSSRFTYTCNRHTFNFLVADGYAYCVVATESAGKQIPIAFLERLKEEFKKRYGGGKADTAVAKSLSREFGPVMKEQMKDTMDHAEEIDQMMKVKAQVAQVKNVMLNNIDQAMDRGVKLTILEDKAENLHEEAQKFKTRGGEIRRKMWYQNMKIKLAVFGIVLLLVLIIWLSICKGFDCSN; via the exons ATGAGTCGGCCACAAGAGGGATCGCTGATATACAGCTTTGTGGCGCGGGGCACGGTGGTGCTGGCCGAGTACACGCAGTTTGCCGGCAACTTCCCGGACATCGCCACCGAGTGCCTCCAGCGACTCCCCTCCGGGAGCAGCAGGTTCACCTACACTTGCAACCGGCACACTTTCAATTTCCTGGTCGCGGACGGCTATG CTTACTGCGTCGTCGCTACTGAATCTGCGGGCAAGCAAATCCCGATTGCGTTTTTGGAGCGTCTAAAAGAGGAATTCAAGAAAAGATATGGAGGCGGGAAAGCGGATACCGCTGTCGCCAAAAGTCTCAGTAGGGAGTTCGG GCCTGTAATGAAGGAGCAGATGAAGGACACCATGGACCATGCCGAGGAGATTGATCAGATGATGAAAGTGAAGGCTCAAGTTGCACAAGTCAAGAACGTAATGCTGAATAACATCGACCAG GCAATGGATAGGGGGGTAAAACTCACAATTCTAGAGGACAAAGCAGAGAATCTCCACGAAGAG GCTCAGAAATTCAAGACACGAGGGGGAGAGATCCGGCGGAAGATGTGGTATCAGAACATGAAGATCAAGCTGGCCGTGTTTGGGATCGTGCTGCTTCTCGTGCTGATAATCTGGCTCTCTATATGCAAAGGGTTCGATTGCAGCAACTAG
- the LOC115728836 gene encoding isoleucine--tRNA ligase, chloroplastic/mitochondrial isoform X2, whose product MKLREKAAKFAKSTVKTQMASFKRYGVWAAWNNPYLTLDPEYEASQIEVFGQMALQGYIYRGRKPVHWSPSSRTALAEAELEYPEGHVSRSIYAIFKLVNATPSSSSLMSEFLPDLGLAIWTTTPWTIPANAAVAVNGKLQYAIVEVHSPPGDIPVPKEDKRHRLGQVLNGDKRPFLVVASDLVPALAVKWGVKLSVKKILLGSDLENCSYIHPIDKRECPVVIGGEYITTESGTGLVHTAPGHGQEDYVTGLKYGLPILSPVGDDGKFTEEAGQFGGLDVLGDGNTAVVNYLDGQSSILMEESYQHKYPYDWRTKKPTIFRATEQWFASVEGFRQAAMDAIGHVKWIPPQAENRISAMTSSRSDWCISRQRTWGVPIPVFYHKQTMEPLMNEETINHIKSIIAQRGSDAWWYMKVEDLLPERYRDKASDYEKGTDTMDVWFDSGSSWAAVLGKRAGLNFPADLYLEGTDQHRGWFQSSLLTSIATKGRAPYKGVITHGFVLDERGLKMSKSLGNVVDPYTVIEGGKNQKEAPGYGADVLRLWVSSVDYTGDVMVGPQILRQMSDIYRKLRGTLRYLLGNLHDWKAEDAVSYQELPMIDQHALYQLENVVKNIEESYENYQFFKIFQIIQRFVIVDLSNFYFDVAKDRLYVGGMESFTRRSCQTVLAEHLLSLVRVIAPILPHLAEDAWQNLPFPYTNEGGSVAKFVFDSRWPTAHERWLALSPEEVNFWAEILELRTEVNKVLEVARGGKLIGSSLEAKVLLHTSDANLASLLCKMSAATNDADNLHRIFITSQAEVIPSLEDELTADVPYSGECEINGKKVWIGASKAEGSKCERCWNYSPKVGSFPEHPTLCSRCYTVVAIQSPRAVAAVS is encoded by the exons ATGAAGTTGAGGGAAAAGGCAGCAAAATTTGCCAAGTCCACTGTTAAAACTCAGATGGCATCATTCAAG AGATATGGGGTGTGGGCTGCCTGGAATAACCCTTACCTAACTCTTGATCCAGAGTACGAAGCTTCTCAG ATTGAAGTCTTTGGCCAAATGGCCCTTCAAGGTTACATTTATAGAGGCAGGAAACCAGTCCATTGGAGCCCATCCTCACGTACTGCTCTTGCGGAGGCCGAGTTGGAG TATCCGGAAGGGCATGTCTCTAGAAGTATTTATGCCATTTTCAAGTTAGTCAATGCCACACCGTCATCCAGTAGCTTAATGAGTGAATTCCTTCCTGATCTGGGCTTGGCTATCTGGACGACAACTCCATGGACAATTCCAGCCAATGCAG CGGTTGCTGTGAATGGTAAACTTCAATATGCTATAGTCGAAGTGCATTCCCCTCCAGGAGACATTCCTGTACCTAAGGAAGATAAAAGACACAGACTTGGACAGGTTCTGAACGGAGACAAGAGGCCTTTTCTTGTTGTGGCATCGGATCTTGTGCCAGCATTAGCAGTGAAATGGGGTGTGAAGCTCTCCGTGAAGAAAATTCTACTGGGTTCTGATCTTGAAAACTGCAG TTATATCCATCCCATAGATAAGAGGGAGTGCCCAGTTGTCATTGGAGGAGAATATATCACAACGGAATCCGGAACTGGACTGGTCCATACAGCTCCGGGTCATGGTCAAGAAGATTATGTCACTGGCCTGAAATATGGACTTCCCATTCTTTCCCCCGTAGGAGATGATGGGAAGTTCACTGAAGAAGCTGGACAATTTGGTGGACTTGATGTACTTGGGGATGGTAATACTGCTGTTGTGAACTACTTGGATGGACAGTCATCCATTCTCATGGAAGAATCATATC AACACAAATATCCATATGATTGGCGAACAAAAAAACCTACTATATTTAGGGCGACTGAACAGTGGTTTGCTTCAGTGGAAGGGTTTCGTCAGGCTGCTATGGATGCAATTGGGCACGTCAAGTGGATTCCACCTCAG GCTGAGAACAGAATTTCAGCAATGACTTCTAGCCGCTCGGATTGGTGCATTTCTCGGCAAAGGACATGGGGTGTACCCATTCCAGTCTTTTACCATAAACAAACTATGGAACCTCTAATGAATGAAGAGACTATTAATCATATTAAAT CCATAATAGCCCAAAGGGGTAGTGATGCGTGGTGGTATATGAAAGTAGAGGATCTACTTCCTGAAAGATATCGTGATAAAGCATCGGACTATGAGAAGGGCACTGATACAATGGATGTTTGGTTTGACTCGG GCTCTTCATGGGCTGCTGTACTGGGAAAAAGAGCGGGCCTTAACTTCCCTGCAGACTTGTACCTTGAGGGTACAGATCAGCATCGTGGCTGGTTTCAGAGTTCCTTACTAACAAGTATTGCTACAAAAG GAAGGGCTCCATACAAGGGTGTCATAACTCATGGGTTTGTGCTCGATGAGAGAGGTTTAAAGATGAGCAAATCCTTGGGTAACGTTGTAGACCCGTACACTGTGATCGAAGGAGGGAAAAACCAAAAG GAAGCACCTGGATATGGAGCAGACGTTCTGAGGTTGTGGGTTTCTAGTGTAGATTACACAGGAGATGTGATGGTTGGTCCTCAAATTCTACGCCAAATGTCTGACATTTATAGAAAGCTGCGAGGGACATTGAGATACCTATTAGGGAATCTGCATGATTGGAAG GCTGAAGATGCTGTTTCTTACCAAGAACTTCCGATGATTGACCAGCATGCATTATATCAGCTTGAAAATGTTGTGAAGAACATTGAAGAGAGTTATGAGAATTATCAgttcttcaaaattttccaG atCATCCAGCGGTTTGTAATTGTTGACCTATCGAACTTTTATTTTGATGTTGCCAAGGATCGACTTTATGTTGG GGGCATGGAGAGTTTTACGAGGAGAAGTTGTCAGACAGTTCTTGCAGAGCATCTGCTTTCACTTGTGAGGGTTATTGCACCTATATTGCCTCACTTAGCAGAGGATGCGTGGCAGAACCTTCCGTTCCCATACACCAATGAAGGTGGTTCTGTTGCCAAATTTGTTTTTGATTCTAGATGGCCTACCGCACATGAAAGATGGCTTGCTTTGTCGCCTGAAGAAGTCAATTTTTGGGCAGAAATTCTTGAG CTAAGGACAGAGGTAAATAAGGTTCTGGAAGTTGCTCGGGGTGGCAAATTGATTGGTTCGAGCTTAGAGGCAAAAGTTCTTTTACATACCTCCGATGCAAATCTTGCCTCCCTATTATGCAAAATGAGCGCAGCCACGAACGATGCAGACAACTTGCATCGCATCTTCATAACTTCTCAG GCGGAGGTAATTCCGTCTCTGGAGGATGAACTGACAGCTGACGTTCCTTACTCTGGAGAGTGCGAGATCAACGGCAAGAAAGTCTGGATCGGTGCCTCCAAAGCAGAGGGATCCAAATGCGAGAGATGTTGGAACTACTCGCCCAAAGTGGGTTCTTTCCCCGAGCACCCGACGCTCTGCAGCCGATGCTACACTGTCGTGGCCATTCAATCGCCTCGTGCCGTAGCAGCAGTCAGCTGA